From Coffea arabica cultivar ET-39 chromosome 2e, Coffea Arabica ET-39 HiFi, whole genome shotgun sequence, the proteins below share one genomic window:
- the LOC113723289 gene encoding thylakoid lumenal 19 kDa protein, chloroplastic-like, producing the protein MATIFSPSAILSSSSNTTPSSPKPPSKSQLTIPPPKTALTNLTTTLTATALATTILTTSTPPSLAAVSPSNYFIYYGTAASAANYGGYGGNSDKKASAEYIYDVPDGWKERLVSKVEKGTNGTDSEFYNPKKKQEKEYLTYLAGFRQLAPKDVVLNNLALSDVSLQDLIASADSVTSTERQDGNGQVYYDYEIQGLGAHSLISVTCANNKLYAHFVNAPAPEWNRDQDALRHLHQSFKTVG; encoded by the coding sequence ATGGCCACTATCTTCTCTCCTTCAGCCATCCTCTCATCCTCCTCTAACACCACCCCATCCTCTCCAAAACCACCATCCAAATCCCAACTCACAATTCCACCTCCAAAAACAGCCTTAACTAACTTAACCACAACTTTGACTGCCACAGCTCTAGCCACAACAATTCTAACCACCTCAACACCACCTTCACTAGCTGCAGTCTCACCCTCAAATTACTTCATATACTATGGCACAGCTGCTAGTGCAGCCAATTATGGCGGTTATGGCGGCAACTCGGACAAGAAAGCATCAGCAGAGTACATTTACGACGTCCCGGATGGATGGAAGGAGAGGCTAGTATCCAAGGTTGAGAAGGGAACAAATGGCACAGACAGCGAATTCTACAATCCCAAAAAGAAGCAGGAGAAGGAATATTTGACTTATCTTGCCGGTTTTCGGCAACTGGCACCAAAAGATGTTGTGCTGAACAACTTGGCTTTGTCAGATGTTAGTCTGCAAGACCTTATTGCTAGTGCAGATAGTGTTACATCAACTGAGAGGCAGGATGGGAATGGACAAGTGTATTACGATTATGAAATTCAGGGACTTGGGGCTCATAGCTTGATATCAGTAACCTGTGCAAACAACAAGTTATATGCTCACTTTGTCAATGCACCAGCACCAGAATGGAATAGGGACCAAGATGCTTTAAGGCACCTTCACCAGTCATTTAAAACAGTTGGATAG
- the LOC140036951 gene encoding E3 ubiquitin-protein ligase makorin-like isoform X3, producing the protein MLPTTKPAGGEMVRHEDVSEFSDFGETKSQNPADQPICSFAAAGHCPRGEMCPHIHGDLCPTCEKHCLHPFRPQEREDHVKLCERRQKNLDALKHSQEIECSVCLERVLSKPTAAERKFGILSECDHPFCISCIRNWRSSSPASGMDVNSALRACPICRKLSYFVIPSVIWYSSKEEKQEIVDSYKAKLRSIDCKHFDFGNGTCPFGTSCFYKHTVKPGSYLWNSTLMPDLYRTRFMDSDEEECLSETVNKNASLYLFEHFYSTHISAGVEEDFSSEDSENEMAEELAFMMMMGL; encoded by the exons ATGTTGCCTACAACTAAACCAGCCGGGGGAGAAATGGTTAGGCATGAGGATGTATCAGAATTTAGTGACTTTGGAGAGACAAAGAGTCAAAATCCAGCTGATCAACCAATCTGTTCTTTTGCTGCTGCTGGCCATTGTCCTCGTGGTGAAATGTGCCCCCATATTCATGGAGACCTATGTCCAACTTGTGAGAAACATTGTTTACATCCCTTTAGGCCTCAGGAGAGGGAAGACCATGTTAAATTATGTGAGAGAAGGCAAAAGAACCTGGATGCATTAAAGCATAGTCAAGAAATAGAGTGTAGTGTCTGCCTTGAACGTGTACTATCGAAGCCCACAGCAGCTGAACGGAAGTTTGGAATACTTTCGGAGTGTGATCATCCATTCTGTATATCTTGTATTAGGAACTGGCGCAGTAGTTCTCCAGCATCTGGAATGGATGTGAATTCTGCACTTAGGGCCTGCCCTATATGCAGAAAGCTCTCTTACTTTGTCATCCCTAGTGTTATTTGGTATTCTTCCAAGGAAGAAAAGCAAGAGATCGTTGACAGCTATAAAGCAAAACTCAG GTCTATTGACTGTAAGCACTTCGATTTTGGAAATGGAACTTGCCCATTCGGGACTAGTTGTTTCTACAAG CATACTGTCAAGCCAGGCTCATATCTATGGAATTCTACTCTGATGCCTGATCTATACCGCACAAGGTTTATGGATTCAGATGAAGAAGAATGTCTCTCTGAAACTGTGAATAAAAATGCTTCGCTGTATCTGTTTGAGCACTTTTACAGCACACATATTTCAGCCGGAGTAGAAGAGGATTTTAGCTCTGAAGATTCAGAAAATGAAATGGCTGAAGAACTGGCGTTTATGATGATGATGGGGCTTTAG
- the LOC140036951 gene encoding E3 ubiquitin-protein ligase makorin-like isoform X1, whose product MSKKRVQCKFFAHGACLKGDHCEFLHDWNAPQNNICTFYQKGACAYGSRCRYEHVKVSRPLSSASSSSSSSSANPSQYLQSKSILAAHPSGAPSVVIGHASGVTADSSLASRSMLPTTKPAGGEMVRHEDVSEFSDFGETKSQNPADQPICSFAAAGHCPRGEMCPHIHGDLCPTCEKHCLHPFRPQEREDHVKLCERRQKNLDALKHSQEIECSVCLERVLSKPTAAERKFGILSECDHPFCISCIRNWRSSSPASGMDVNSALRACPICRKLSYFVIPSVIWYSSKEEKQEIVDSYKAKLRSIDCKHFDFGNGTCPFGTSCFYKHTVKPGSYLWNSTLMPDLYRTRFMDSDEEECLSETVNKNASLYLFEHFYSTHISAGVEEDFSSEDSENEMAEELAFMMMMGL is encoded by the exons ATGTCCAAAAAGAG GGTCCAATGCAAGTTCTTTGCTCATGGGGCATGTCTAAAAGGGGATCACTGTGAATTTTTGCATGACTGGAATGCCCCACAGAATAAT ATATGTACTTTCTACCAAAAAGGAGCTTGTGCTTATGGGAGCCGGTGTAGATACGAACATGTGAAAGTTTCTCGCCCTTTATCAtcagcttcatcttcatcttcatcttcatcagcaaatccttctcaatacTTACAATCAAAATCCATTTTGGCTGCTCATCCTTCTGGAGCTCCTTCAGTTGTTATTGGTCATGCTTCAGGTGTTACTGCTGACAGTTCCTTGGCAAGCAGATCAATGTTGCCTACAACTAAACCAGCCGGGGGAGAAATGGTTAGGCATGAGGATGTATCAGAATTTAGTGACTTTGGAGAGACAAAGAGTCAAAATCCAGCTGATCAACCAATCTGTTCTTTTGCTGCTGCTGGCCATTGTCCTCGTGGTGAAATGTGCCCCCATATTCATGGAGACCTATGTCCAACTTGTGAGAAACATTGTTTACATCCCTTTAGGCCTCAGGAGAGGGAAGACCATGTTAAATTATGTGAGAGAAGGCAAAAGAACCTGGATGCATTAAAGCATAGTCAAGAAATAGAGTGTAGTGTCTGCCTTGAACGTGTACTATCGAAGCCCACAGCAGCTGAACGGAAGTTTGGAATACTTTCGGAGTGTGATCATCCATTCTGTATATCTTGTATTAGGAACTGGCGCAGTAGTTCTCCAGCATCTGGAATGGATGTGAATTCTGCACTTAGGGCCTGCCCTATATGCAGAAAGCTCTCTTACTTTGTCATCCCTAGTGTTATTTGGTATTCTTCCAAGGAAGAAAAGCAAGAGATCGTTGACAGCTATAAAGCAAAACTCAG GTCTATTGACTGTAAGCACTTCGATTTTGGAAATGGAACTTGCCCATTCGGGACTAGTTGTTTCTACAAG CATACTGTCAAGCCAGGCTCATATCTATGGAATTCTACTCTGATGCCTGATCTATACCGCACAAGGTTTATGGATTCAGATGAAGAAGAATGTCTCTCTGAAACTGTGAATAAAAATGCTTCGCTGTATCTGTTTGAGCACTTTTACAGCACACATATTTCAGCCGGAGTAGAAGAGGATTTTAGCTCTGAAGATTCAGAAAATGAAATGGCTGAAGAACTGGCGTTTATGATGATGATGGGGCTTTAG
- the LOC140036951 gene encoding E3 ubiquitin-protein ligase makorin-like isoform X2, with protein MSKKRVQCKFFAHGACLKGDHCEFLHDWNAPQNNICTFYQKGACAYGSRCRYEHVKVSRPLSSASSSSSSSSANPSQYLQSKSILAAHPSGAPSVVIGHASGVTADSSLASRSMLPTTKPAGGEMVRHEDVSEFSDFGETKSQNPADQPICSFAAAGHCPRGEMCPHIHGDLCPTCEKHCLHPFRPQEREDHVKLCERRQKNLDALKHSQEIECSVCLERVLSKPTAAERKFGILSECDHPFCISCIRNWRSSSPASGMDVNSALRACPICRKLSYFVIPSVIWYSSKEEKQEIVDSYKAKLRSIDCKHFDFGNGTCPFGTSCFYKHAYRDGRLEEVVLRHLGAEDGQTVIAKNIRLSDFLSNFQIR; from the exons ATGTCCAAAAAGAG GGTCCAATGCAAGTTCTTTGCTCATGGGGCATGTCTAAAAGGGGATCACTGTGAATTTTTGCATGACTGGAATGCCCCACAGAATAAT ATATGTACTTTCTACCAAAAAGGAGCTTGTGCTTATGGGAGCCGGTGTAGATACGAACATGTGAAAGTTTCTCGCCCTTTATCAtcagcttcatcttcatcttcatcttcatcagcaaatccttctcaatacTTACAATCAAAATCCATTTTGGCTGCTCATCCTTCTGGAGCTCCTTCAGTTGTTATTGGTCATGCTTCAGGTGTTACTGCTGACAGTTCCTTGGCAAGCAGATCAATGTTGCCTACAACTAAACCAGCCGGGGGAGAAATGGTTAGGCATGAGGATGTATCAGAATTTAGTGACTTTGGAGAGACAAAGAGTCAAAATCCAGCTGATCAACCAATCTGTTCTTTTGCTGCTGCTGGCCATTGTCCTCGTGGTGAAATGTGCCCCCATATTCATGGAGACCTATGTCCAACTTGTGAGAAACATTGTTTACATCCCTTTAGGCCTCAGGAGAGGGAAGACCATGTTAAATTATGTGAGAGAAGGCAAAAGAACCTGGATGCATTAAAGCATAGTCAAGAAATAGAGTGTAGTGTCTGCCTTGAACGTGTACTATCGAAGCCCACAGCAGCTGAACGGAAGTTTGGAATACTTTCGGAGTGTGATCATCCATTCTGTATATCTTGTATTAGGAACTGGCGCAGTAGTTCTCCAGCATCTGGAATGGATGTGAATTCTGCACTTAGGGCCTGCCCTATATGCAGAAAGCTCTCTTACTTTGTCATCCCTAGTGTTATTTGGTATTCTTCCAAGGAAGAAAAGCAAGAGATCGTTGACAGCTATAAAGCAAAACTCAG GTCTATTGACTGTAAGCACTTCGATTTTGGAAATGGAACTTGCCCATTCGGGACTAGTTGTTTCTACAAG CATGCATATCGTGATGGTCGTCTGGAGGAAGTAGTTCTACGCCATCTTGGGGCTGAAGATGGACAAACTGTGATTGCCAAAAATATTAG gctCTCTGATTTCCTCAGTAACTTCCAAATAAGATGA